Proteins encoded within one genomic window of Macadamia integrifolia cultivar HAES 741 unplaced genomic scaffold, SCU_Mint_v3 scaffold2926, whole genome shotgun sequence:
- the LOC122067478 gene encoding triacylglycerol lipase OBL1-like isoform X2, whose product MASSGSSSYMIYHPENLNIFNMFSSTFALGGSLEGSGIVESSPQETISLRRASLHGLITSFTLEGLITSFTEGLITRFTLILQRIMIWLSGPAALFGLIIEFTLNLFVLNGGIFGFPWSIITESLKIPKPYSAGYLSMVALMDERRSLANSSYLSSPLLFKLPVHDRKFIYPLDLCVMASKVAYENKKYIKHTVTTEWKMHFVKFYNCWNECLKSKETQAFIFCDKREDAEVIVVAFRGTELFNLRDWLTDIDLSWLKLGEMGKVHVGFMKALGIQDEKCADKGWPKEYTGKKKLAYYTIRKKLRKLVKENPNAKILVTGHSLGGALAVLFPAILVFHQDKSILDKLDGIFTFGQPRVGDTKFRDSMEKQLNGNRKKYYRVVHRYDIVPRVPLHGYFIPFAHFGGCIYYKSWYKAQNRSYRKNQTRTTSIRCTFLPSTLMHGWTCLGA is encoded by the exons ATGGCTTCCTCCGGCTCCTCAAGCTATATGATCTATCATCCTGAAAATCtaaatatatttaatatgttttCTAGTACCTTTGCGTTAGGTGGAAGCTTAGAGGGCTCTGGGATTGTAGAAAGTAGTCCCCAGGAGACCATAAGTCTCAGACGTGCGAGCTTGCACGGCTTGATAACCAGTTTCACTTTGGAAGGCTTGATAACCAGTTTCACGGAAGGCTTGATAACCCGTTTCACTTTGATTCTCCAGAGGATAATGATATGGCTGAGTGGACCAGCAgctttatttggtttgattatagAGTTCACCTTGAATCTGTTTGTGCTTAATGGTGGCATCTTTGGATTTCCTTGGAGCATTATTACAG AATCACTCAAGATACCGAAGCCTTACTCTGCTGGTTACCTGTCGATGGTTGCATTAATGGACGAACGAAGATCTCTAGCAAACTCTTCTTACTTATCTAGTCCTCTATTATTTAAGCTTCCGGTCCATGACAGAAAATTTATCTATCCATTGGACCTTTGCGTGATGGCTTCTAAGGTAGCTtatgagaataaaaaatatatcaaacacACGGTTACTACAGAATGGAAG ATGCACTTTGTAAAATTCTACAACTGCTGGAATG AGTGTCTAAAAAGTAAGGAAACCCAAGCTTTCATATTCTGCGACAAGCGAGAAGATGCCGAGGTGATTGTTGTTGCATTCCGCGGCACTGAACTCTTCAATTTACGTGATTGGCTAACTGATATTGACCTTTCATGGcttaaattgggagaaatggGGAAGGTCCATGTAGGTTTCATGAAGGCTCTTGGCATTCAAGATGAAAAGTGTGCTGATAAAGGTTGGCCAAAAGAGTAcacaggaaaaaagaaattagCATACTACACCATAAGGAAGAAGCTACGAAAATTGGTGAAAGAAAACCCAAACGCCAAGATATTAGTGACTGGGCATAGCTTAGGTGGTGCACTTGCAGTTCTTTTCCCTGCTATACTTGTGTTCCACCAGGATAAATCCATTTTAGATAAACTAGATGGGATTTTCACTTTTGGACAGCCTAGGGTTGGAGATACCAAATTTAGGGATTCCATGGAGAAACAATTAAATGGGAACCGCAAGAAGTATTACAGGGTGGTTCATAGATACGACATTGTTCCTAGGGTGCCCCTCCATGGGTATTTTATACCTTTTGCCCACTTCGGAGGCTGCATCTATTACAAAAGCTGGTACAAGGCTCAG AACAGATCTTACCGGAAGAACCAAACAAGAACTACTTCAATCCGTTGCACTTTCCTTCCAAGTACATTAATGCATGGTTGGACTTGTTTAGGGGCTTGA
- the LOC122067478 gene encoding triacylglycerol lipase OBL1-like isoform X1, which yields MASSGSSSYMIYHPENLNIFNMFSSTFALGGSLEGSGIVESSPQETISLRRASLHGLITSFTLEGLITSFTEGLITRFTLILQRIMIWLSGPAALFGLIIEFTLNLFVLNGGIFGFPWSIITESLKIPKPYSAGYLSMVALMDERRSLANSSYLSSPLLFKLPVHDRKFIYPLDLCVMASKVAYENKKYIKHTVTTEWKMHFVKFYNCWNECLKSKETQAFIFCDKREDAEVIVVAFRGTELFNLRDWLTDIDLSWLKLGEMGKVHVGFMKALGIQDEKCADKGWPKEYTGKKKLAYYTIRKKLRKLVKENPNAKILVTGHSLGGALAVLFPAILVFHQDKSILDKLDGIFTFGQPRVGDTKFRDSMEKQLNGNRKKYYRVVHRYDIVPRVPLHGYFIPFAHFGGCIYYKSWYKAQILPEEPNKNYFNPLHFPSKYINAWLDLFRGLIAGIRHGKDFKENRISIGVRLFGLLIPGFASHSPRDYVNDARLGNLELMEDNI from the exons ATGGCTTCCTCCGGCTCCTCAAGCTATATGATCTATCATCCTGAAAATCtaaatatatttaatatgttttCTAGTACCTTTGCGTTAGGTGGAAGCTTAGAGGGCTCTGGGATTGTAGAAAGTAGTCCCCAGGAGACCATAAGTCTCAGACGTGCGAGCTTGCACGGCTTGATAACCAGTTTCACTTTGGAAGGCTTGATAACCAGTTTCACGGAAGGCTTGATAACCCGTTTCACTTTGATTCTCCAGAGGATAATGATATGGCTGAGTGGACCAGCAgctttatttggtttgattatagAGTTCACCTTGAATCTGTTTGTGCTTAATGGTGGCATCTTTGGATTTCCTTGGAGCATTATTACAG AATCACTCAAGATACCGAAGCCTTACTCTGCTGGTTACCTGTCGATGGTTGCATTAATGGACGAACGAAGATCTCTAGCAAACTCTTCTTACTTATCTAGTCCTCTATTATTTAAGCTTCCGGTCCATGACAGAAAATTTATCTATCCATTGGACCTTTGCGTGATGGCTTCTAAGGTAGCTtatgagaataaaaaatatatcaaacacACGGTTACTACAGAATGGAAG ATGCACTTTGTAAAATTCTACAACTGCTGGAATG AGTGTCTAAAAAGTAAGGAAACCCAAGCTTTCATATTCTGCGACAAGCGAGAAGATGCCGAGGTGATTGTTGTTGCATTCCGCGGCACTGAACTCTTCAATTTACGTGATTGGCTAACTGATATTGACCTTTCATGGcttaaattgggagaaatggGGAAGGTCCATGTAGGTTTCATGAAGGCTCTTGGCATTCAAGATGAAAAGTGTGCTGATAAAGGTTGGCCAAAAGAGTAcacaggaaaaaagaaattagCATACTACACCATAAGGAAGAAGCTACGAAAATTGGTGAAAGAAAACCCAAACGCCAAGATATTAGTGACTGGGCATAGCTTAGGTGGTGCACTTGCAGTTCTTTTCCCTGCTATACTTGTGTTCCACCAGGATAAATCCATTTTAGATAAACTAGATGGGATTTTCACTTTTGGACAGCCTAGGGTTGGAGATACCAAATTTAGGGATTCCATGGAGAAACAATTAAATGGGAACCGCAAGAAGTATTACAGGGTGGTTCATAGATACGACATTGTTCCTAGGGTGCCCCTCCATGGGTATTTTATACCTTTTGCCCACTTCGGAGGCTGCATCTATTACAAAAGCTGGTACAAGGCTCAG ATCTTACCGGAAGAACCAAACAAGAACTACTTCAATCCGTTGCACTTTCCTTCCAAGTACATTAATGCATGGTTGGACTTGTTTAGGGGCTTGATTGCTGGAATCAGACATGGGAAAGATTTTAAGGAGAATAGAATCTCTATTGGGGTAAGGCTGTTTGGGCTCCTCATACCTGGTTTTGCCTCACACAGTCCTAGGGATTATGTGAACGACGCAAGGCTTGGGAACCTGGAATTAATGGAGGACAACATatga